A region of the Flintibacter sp. KGMB00164 genome:
AGGTTCTCCTCCGGCGCGGTGAATACCACACTGCCCAGCACATCCCCCTCTGACAAAATGGGGGCCACGGTATCCAGGAAAAACCGTCCCTCCTCGGCGCATAGGGGCACGCCGATCTCGCCAACCTTATGCTGGTAGATCTGCCGGCTCTCCATCAGCCGTTCCAGCTCGGGGGCGATCTGCTTGTCCAGCAGCTCCCGCCGGGGCGCACCAGCCAGGGCGATAATATTGTCCCGGTCGGTGATCACCGCGATCCTTCCTGTGGTGCGGTTGAGGGTCTCGCACATCTGGGCGGCAAACTCCGTCAAGCCCCCCAGCAGGGAATACTTTTTAAAAATCACACTGCCATCCCGCTCCGTGTAAATTTCCAGTGGGTCGCCGTCACTGATAACATTGGCATGGAACACCTTGTCCGGACGCCGTTTTGCAGTCTGGACGATGGTGACAGGTGAGATATGCTCCATGCCTCCCTTAAAATTTATGCGGCCCTCCCCGGCTGGGGCCATGGCGGCCACAGTCTCCAGCTGCCGGGCAGCCAGCGTCCCGGAGCGGAGGATGGCGTCCACATCCGCCTGGAGCTGGATCTCCAGGTGATCCTCGTACACCTTGATCTTCCGGATGATCAGCTCCAGATCGTTGCGCTCCAGGGTGTCCTTGCGGAGAATGTCCCCAAAGACCTCCATGGCAGTGCGGGCCGCCCGGTTCACCTGGATGATGGTATTGCGCTTGTCCGAGAGCATGTCGATCTGGTGACGGATGCCCTCGATCTTTTTTTGCAGGTCGGCCTCCAGCTCGTCGTAGGTCTCCGACAGAAGCTCCTCCTGGTCCGGATGCTTCATCAGATCCCGGATGCGCTGGCGCTTGGTGACCTTCAGCTCCTCCTGGAGATCGTCCAGTACATCTGCCAGACGGTCGGCGCTCTGCTCCGTCTCCTGCACATCCTCCTGCTCCCGGGCCAGGTCCTCGTTGAGCCGCGTCAGCATATCCGCTGAGTTCTCCATCACCTGCCGGACATAGGTTTTCAACAGCTCGTCCAGCTTGTCAGTACGGATGTGGTGGGAGGTGCAGCCCGCCCGGCCCCGCCGGTGGTAGGTGCCGCAGGTATAGGCGCTTTTCAGGTCGCTGCGGCTCATGGCGAACATGGGGCTGCCGCAGTCCCCGCACACCAGAAAACCGGAGTACACATTGTCGTACTTTTTCACCCCCCGGTAGTTGGAGGTAGTGCGCTTTTCCCGCAGCGCCCGGGTGGTGGCGAAGGTGCGGTAGTCAATGATGGCCTGATGGTGGTTTTCAATGACAATCTGCTCGTCTTCATCCCGGAGAATATCCTTGCCGTTGATCTTCTTCCGGGTGTACTTCCCCTGGCGCAGAGTCCCAATGTAAAAGTCGTTGTCCAGAATCCCCTGTACTGTCACAATGGCCCAGTCCCGCTTGACGGTTCGGTTGTACTCTTTTCCAGCGGCCTCCTTCCGGTCCCGCTCTGCCATACGGGGAGTGGGGATGCCCTGGTCGGTGAGGTAGTTGGCGATTTTCTTGTAGCCCCATCCCTCCTCGTTGTAGAGGCGGAAGATGGTGCGGACGATGTCCGCCTCGGTGGGGACGATCTCAAACTCCTGCCGCTGGTTGATGATGTAGCCGTAGGGGGCGGCGCAGATCCATTTTCCGTCGGCCTGCCGCCGCTTGATGACATTGCGCACCTTTTTGCTGGTATCGGTCACCGGCATCTCGTTGATGAGGAACTGAAACTGAATCTTCAGCCAGTCATCATCGTTGGGGAAGTCGATGCCATCCCCGATGGAGATGATCCGTACTCCCGCGTCCCGCAGGTCCTCCAGCTCCACCAGTCCCCGGCTGTTGCGTCGGGAGAACCGGGAGAAGTCCTTGACGATCAGAATGTCATATCGATGACTCACCAGCCCCTTCCGCATGGCCTGGTAGCCCTCCCGCTGCTCAAAGGTGTAGCCGGAGCGGTCCCGGTCCTCGTAGAAGGTAAGGGTGCTGCCGGGAAATTTCTGCTTCACAAAGTCCTCAATGATGGCCTTTTGGTTTTCAATGGAGATATTTTTCTGATCCAGCTCATCGTCCACCGAGATGCGGGTGTATCCTGCAATATCAAAGGTTTCGATCACGGCTTGCCACCCTCTTTCAAGTACTGCTCCATGGCCCGGTCAAACTCAGAGATATAGTCGGCGTCCTGTTTCTGTCGGAACTGGGCATAGATGTCGCTGACCTTTTTTACCGCCGCCTCCCGGGAGATATGTCCCTTGCCCTCCAGCACATTGCGCCGGTTGTTGGTGAGGAAGCGGTCTGTCTCGTGGAGCCAATCCTCCATGCTCATGAGCTGCTCATCCTCTGCCATCAGCTCGGCGTAGTCGATGAACATGGTCACCAGTCGGTTGAGGCGAGACAGCTCCTTCTCGTTGAGATAGTTTTTTGCCACCAGAGTATCGCTTTTCAAAATCTTTCCGTCCGGCGCGCCCTTCCAGGTGGTCAGGCCCATGGTGGGGCTGTCCAGGGTAGCCCGTTCCGATATCAATTCCGCCGCCGTCTTGCCGGTGACGGCGAAGTGCAGCTTGTTCTGCACGAAGGCATAGAAGGCTTTTGTGGTCTCGCTGTTCTTGTCGTAGTCATAGCTGCACTGTTCAAACACATCGGCGATCTTCTGATAGGCTCGGCGCTCGCTGGCCCGGATCTCCCGGATGCGCTCCAGCAGCTCGTCGAAGTAGTCCCGGCCGAAAGGCTTGCCGTTTTTCAGCATGTCGTCGTTGAGGACAAACCCCTTGGTGATGTACTCTTTCAAGGTTTTCGTGGCCCACTGGCGGAAGCGGGTGGCCTTCTTGGAGTTCACCCGGTAGCCCACGGCGATGATGGCATCCAGGTTGTAGTGCTCCAGGATGCGGCGAACCCGCCGGGAGCCCTCCTCCTGAACTGTTTCCATTTTGGAAACAGTTGCGTCTCGGGTGAGTTCCTCCTCCTCGTATATGTTTTGCAAGTGCTTGGAGATGGCGGGAACATTCACATCGAACAGCTCCGCCATTGCCTTTTGCGTCAGCCAGAATGTCTCGTCCCGAAACATAACACTGACAAACTCCTTCTCGCCGTCGTTGTTGTAGAGCAGGATCTCTCCCTGCTGCATCGGCTTTTGATCCATGGTATCCCCTTTTCAACAATATAGTTTGTTTTTGTTTGTCTATTTACAGATAACATTGTATATTGATTTTTGAAGAATTGCAAGCCGAAAATCAAAAACAGGAGGAGGCAATCTACTGCCTCCCCCACCTTCACATGGTCATGGCCTGCCGCCCCTGCTTTTGCTCCTGCACTTTCTTCTCTGCCTGTCGCCGCCGGTTGTAGAGCAGCAGATCCCGGGTCTGCTGATACAGGTCTGCCTCTCCGGACAAGAAGACCGCCACCAGATAGTTCTGGGCCTTGTACTGCTGGTAAAGCGGTTTCAGGGATTCCCGGAATGCTGCGTCATCTCTTTCCTCTCTGGTCAACCAGAGTTCCACGATTTTGTTCGCTTCGTTTACTTCCATGCGCAATGGGCTGTCATCTCCTTTCCAGTATTTTCCTCTATTTAGAGAAAAATATTCACATGGTTTGCTGCCAGGTTGGGTCGTCTGCGTGATCGTCTTCTTTGTGACCGAGGGCGATTTTCTTTTGCCGCTGCCGGCGGAGCGTTTTCTTGTCTGCGTGATGGTGCGTGGTGGTGGCATCCTTTACGGAACCAGAATCTTGACCGCGCTCCAGAGAGCGGATAAGCCGGACCAGATCGTCTGCAAGACCACCATCCCCACCATCGTCCCCAGCAAGATCAGCGCCAGCCATATCATCACCGACATTGCAGTACCCAGACTGGGCGGAGAAACAGAAATCTCTTTCTTCTTCCCAGCCTGTCGCAGCAGCGCCTGTATTTCCGCCACATCCCGCGTCAGCGCCTCCATCTGGGCCCGAGCGGGGCACGGCTCCCTCCGGTTGGAAACCTCCCGCAGAAGGGCTGTGTGGGCCGCGGTGTGCCGCTCCAACTCGTCCAGCCGATGGAGCAGATCCTGCCACTCCTCCTTGCTGGGACAGTTCTGCGGTATCATACTCTGCGGAGCGTTCCTCCGCTTCAATTCCTCCATGGGCAAGCGCTGCCCGGATTCTGAACTCATGTTCTATGACCTCCTTTGTGTACTTTTCCTCGTGGAGCCGGTCGTCTCGGCACTTCATTCCTGTGGGCGTGGTGTAGGTGATGTTCTTCCGGTTGTCCGTCCAGCGCACCTGATACCCCTCGCTCTCCATCAGGGAAATAAATTTCTCCTTGGAAGAAGCGTACCTCATGCACTGGTCGATGGTGTTCATGAGGCGGAACTTCCAACTTTCACCCTTTGCGGCGGAGCGGTACTCTCTGGTGCTCATCCGCTTTTGCTTCACCTGCTTCTGTGGCGGCGGAAGAATCTCCAAACCATGATCTGTACATATTTCATCGTTGGCGATCCGGTGAGCCTGCAGGTCGGCGGCACTTTGGTGGAGCTTCTTACCATCCTGAAAGCTCACACTGTTCACCACCAGGTGATTGTGGAAATGCTCTGTGTCCACATGGGTGGCCACCAGTACCTCGAAGTTAGGAAACTCACGCTGGGCCAGTTCCAGCCCCATAGTGTGAACCTCCTGTGGGGACAGGTCATCCTGCTTGTCAAAGGACTGCACGAAGTGATAGTACTGTCGGCCGTTTGTCTTATGGAACTGCTCCTTGGTAAGCCGCATCTCATCATAGACGGACCGAGCAGTACAGTTCCAGCCGGATAAAAGCCGACGATCTTCCCAT
Encoded here:
- a CDS encoding virulence RhuM family protein, with the translated sequence MDQKPMQQGEILLYNNDGEKEFVSVMFRDETFWLTQKAMAELFDVNVPAISKHLQNIYEEEELTRDATVSKMETVQEEGSRRVRRILEHYNLDAIIAVGYRVNSKKATRFRQWATKTLKEYITKGFVLNDDMLKNGKPFGRDYFDELLERIREIRASERRAYQKIADVFEQCSYDYDKNSETTKAFYAFVQNKLHFAVTGKTAAELISERATLDSPTMGLTTWKGAPDGKILKSDTLVAKNYLNEKELSRLNRLVTMFIDYAELMAEDEQLMSMEDWLHETDRFLTNNRRNVLEGKGHISREAAVKKVSDIYAQFRQKQDADYISEFDRAMEQYLKEGGKP
- a CDS encoding relaxase/mobilization nuclease domain-containing protein, giving the protein MATFTAIKNRGGGSGALGGVLHYVQQEEKTTWEDRRLLSGWNCTARSVYDEMRLTKEQFHKTNGRQYYHFVQSFDKQDDLSPQEVHTMGLELAQREFPNFEVLVATHVDTEHFHNHLVVNSVSFQDGKKLHQSAADLQAHRIANDEICTDHGLEILPPPQKQVKQKRMSTREYRSAAKGESWKFRLMNTIDQCMRYASSKEKFISLMESEGYQVRWTDNRKNITYTTPTGMKCRDDRLHEEKYTKEVIEHEFRIRAALAHGGIEAEERSAEYDTAELSQQGGVAGSAPSAGRVGAAHRGPHSPSAGGFQPEGAVPRSGPDGGADAGCGGNTGAAATGWEEERDFCFSAQSGYCNVGDDMAGADLAGDDGGDGGLADDLVRLIRSLERGQDSGSVKDATTTHHHADKKTLRRQRQKKIALGHKEDDHADDPTWQQTM
- a CDS encoding stage V sporulation T C-terminal domain-containing protein, with the translated sequence MIETFDIAGYTRISVDDELDQKNISIENQKAIIEDFVKQKFPGSTLTFYEDRDRSGYTFEQREGYQAMRKGLVSHRYDILIVKDFSRFSRRNSRGLVELEDLRDAGVRIISIGDGIDFPNDDDWLKIQFQFLINEMPVTDTSKKVRNVIKRRQADGKWICAAPYGYIINQRQEFEIVPTEADIVRTIFRLYNEEGWGYKKIANYLTDQGIPTPRMAERDRKEAAGKEYNRTVKRDWAIVTVQGILDNDFYIGTLRQGKYTRKKINGKDILRDEDEQIVIENHHQAIIDYRTFATTRALREKRTTSNYRGVKKYDNVYSGFLVCGDCGSPMFAMSRSDLKSAYTCGTYHRRGRAGCTSHHIRTDKLDELLKTYVRQVMENSADMLTRLNEDLAREQEDVQETEQSADRLADVLDDLQEELKVTKRQRIRDLMKHPDQEELLSETYDELEADLQKKIEGIRHQIDMLSDKRNTIIQVNRAARTAMEVFGDILRKDTLERNDLELIIRKIKVYEDHLEIQLQADVDAILRSGTLAARQLETVAAMAPAGEGRINFKGGMEHISPVTIVQTAKRRPDKVFHANVISDGDPLEIYTERDGSVIFKKYSLLGGLTEFAAQMCETLNRTTGRIAVITDRDNIIALAGAPRRELLDKQIAPELERLMESRQIYQHKVGEIGVPLCAEEGRFFLDTVAPILSEGDVLGSVVFTAPEENLTGGEVEYKLAQSIAVFLGKHMEG